The Mya arenaria isolate MELC-2E11 chromosome 16, ASM2691426v1 genome includes a window with the following:
- the LOC128222470 gene encoding uncharacterized protein LOC128222470 isoform X1 gives MMSNGHKPTHNKREMAAQYHYSSSGQSLIDIADEYAGCDRVTNDKQPIAKAVGIVEFKPSDIVDGHHKVQWNKNGRTFYTKHCVHLELEGEIFVRQPGYYIVSSQLNLRRRKETSPTLNESRPTTFIHYVDILSHKFGTNGVLMQTKKSIERNGGYFTSFLSAVFKLNKYDRLSVSVSNPELLDIDNYNDHFLVHYTYDLPN, from the exons ATGATGTCTAACGGTCACAAGCCTACACACAACAAGAGG GAAATGGCAGCTCAGTATCACTACAGCAGTTCTGGTCAAA GTCTCATTGACATAGCGGACGAGTATGCTGGCTGTGATAGAGTTACAAACGACAAACAGCCCATAGCTAAAGCAGTTGGAATTGTGGAGTTCAAACCTAGCGACATTGTAGATG gtcatcACAAGGTCCAGTGGAACAAAAACGGTCGAACCTTTTACACAAAACACTGCGTCCACTTGGAGCTCGAAGGTGAAATATTTGTCCGGCAGCCTGGCTACTACATCGTTTCGTCGCAGCTGAATCTTCGGCGACGAAAAGAGACCAGTCCAACGCTTAATGAATCAAGACCAACGACTTTCATTCATTATGTTGATATCCTTTCCCACAAATTTGGAACGAATGGTGTCCTAATGCAAACCAAAAAATCAATTGAAAGAAATGGTGGTTATTTTACAAGTTTCCTGTCAGCAGTTTTTAAGCTGAACAAATATGACAGGCTCTCTGTATCTGTATCCAATCCTGAATTGTTAGACATTGACAATTACAATGATCATTTCCTGGTTCATTACACTTATGATCTGCCAAACTGA
- the LOC128222470 gene encoding uncharacterized protein LOC128222470 isoform X2 yields MAAQYHYSSSGQSLIDIADEYAGCDRVTNDKQPIAKAVGIVEFKPSDIVDGHHKVQWNKNGRTFYTKHCVHLELEGEIFVRQPGYYIVSSQLNLRRRKETSPTLNESRPTTFIHYVDILSHKFGTNGVLMQTKKSIERNGGYFTSFLSAVFKLNKYDRLSVSVSNPELLDIDNYNDHFLVHYTYDLPN; encoded by the exons ATGGCAGCTCAGTATCACTACAGCAGTTCTGGTCAAA GTCTCATTGACATAGCGGACGAGTATGCTGGCTGTGATAGAGTTACAAACGACAAACAGCCCATAGCTAAAGCAGTTGGAATTGTGGAGTTCAAACCTAGCGACATTGTAGATG gtcatcACAAGGTCCAGTGGAACAAAAACGGTCGAACCTTTTACACAAAACACTGCGTCCACTTGGAGCTCGAAGGTGAAATATTTGTCCGGCAGCCTGGCTACTACATCGTTTCGTCGCAGCTGAATCTTCGGCGACGAAAAGAGACCAGTCCAACGCTTAATGAATCAAGACCAACGACTTTCATTCATTATGTTGATATCCTTTCCCACAAATTTGGAACGAATGGTGTCCTAATGCAAACCAAAAAATCAATTGAAAGAAATGGTGGTTATTTTACAAGTTTCCTGTCAGCAGTTTTTAAGCTGAACAAATATGACAGGCTCTCTGTATCTGTATCCAATCCTGAATTGTTAGACATTGACAATTACAATGATCATTTCCTGGTTCATTACACTTATGATCTGCCAAACTGA